From Acidothermus cellulolyticus 11B, a single genomic window includes:
- a CDS encoding electron transfer flavoprotein subunit alpha/FixB family protein → MAEILVLVEHRNGTVSRPTLEALTAARAVGEPVAVVLGAAAEECVSRLGEYGAAEVLLCTDPAVTEVVVAGVVDVLSTVVRERTPAAVLVVASAEGKEIAGRLAVRLGSGVLTDAVGISVDDTGVRVRQAIFGGSTVVTSRVRRGVPVVSWRPNAVRAEAAPGTPRVTPIAAPPGADRQARVTATRVAAGGGRPALNEASVVVAGGRGVGSAENFALIEELADVLGGAVGASRAATDAGWLPHTAQVGQTGATVSPDLYIACGISGAIQHVAGMQTAKTIVAINKDPEAPIFQIADFGIVGDLHRVVPALIREIRRRREGG, encoded by the coding sequence ATGGCGGAAATCCTCGTCCTTGTCGAGCACCGGAACGGCACTGTCAGCCGGCCGACGTTGGAGGCCCTGACGGCGGCCCGCGCGGTCGGCGAGCCGGTGGCCGTCGTCCTCGGTGCCGCCGCCGAGGAGTGTGTGTCAAGGCTCGGTGAATACGGCGCCGCTGAGGTGCTGCTCTGCACCGATCCGGCGGTAACCGAGGTCGTCGTCGCCGGTGTGGTCGACGTGCTGAGCACCGTCGTGCGGGAGCGGACGCCGGCGGCGGTGCTCGTCGTCGCCAGCGCGGAAGGAAAGGAAATCGCCGGCCGGCTCGCGGTTCGGCTCGGCAGCGGCGTCCTGACCGACGCGGTCGGCATCAGCGTCGACGACACGGGGGTCCGGGTGCGGCAGGCAATTTTCGGGGGTTCGACGGTGGTCACGTCCCGGGTGCGGCGCGGTGTTCCGGTGGTGAGCTGGCGGCCGAACGCTGTCCGCGCTGAGGCCGCGCCGGGTACACCGCGGGTCACCCCGATTGCGGCACCGCCCGGCGCTGACCGTCAGGCGCGGGTGACGGCGACCCGCGTGGCGGCCGGGGGCGGCCGTCCGGCGTTGAACGAGGCCTCTGTCGTCGTAGCCGGCGGCCGTGGCGTGGGGAGTGCGGAGAATTTCGCCCTCATCGAGGAATTGGCGGACGTGCTGGGCGGTGCCGTCGGTGCCTCGCGGGCGGCGACGGACGCCGGCTGGTTGCCCCACACCGCACAAGTCGGTCAGACCGGCGCCACCGTCTCGCCTGATCTGTACATTGCCTGTGGAATTTCCGGCGCCATTCAGCATGTGGCGGGCATGCAGACCGCCAAAACCATCGTCGCCATCAATAAAGACCCGGAGGCGCCGATTTTTCAGATCGCGGATTTCGGCATCGTCGGTGACCTGCACCGTGTCGTGCCCGCGCTGATCCGTGAAATCCGGCGCCGCCGAGAGGGCGGCTGA
- a CDS encoding TetR/AcrR family transcriptional regulator, which translates to MSDVKANRTRRQYRSPTRDENARRTRQAIVAAASELFVERGYTATSLADIAAAAGVARPTVFAAFGAKSALLRQILDQALAGDDQPVAVADRPWFRPVWEAATPGAALDAYAEVCVIIGRRAARLFEVVRRAADDAPEAAELWQTLQANRLAGAAMVVTHLQKLGDLAPGLTTRQATDTLWFFNDPAHYAALVLQRSWPESTFRDWLARRMRQALLPI; encoded by the coding sequence GTGAGTGATGTCAAGGCCAACCGAACCCGCCGGCAATACCGGTCACCGACACGGGACGAGAACGCACGACGTACCCGGCAGGCGATCGTGGCGGCGGCGAGCGAGCTTTTCGTCGAACGCGGTTACACCGCCACCTCGCTCGCCGACATCGCGGCCGCTGCCGGGGTCGCGCGACCCACCGTTTTTGCCGCCTTCGGTGCAAAATCGGCACTTCTCCGGCAGATTCTCGACCAAGCACTCGCCGGTGACGATCAACCGGTCGCCGTCGCCGATAGGCCGTGGTTCAGACCGGTGTGGGAGGCGGCCACGCCCGGAGCAGCGCTGGATGCCTATGCGGAGGTCTGTGTCATCATCGGCCGTCGAGCGGCGCGGCTCTTCGAGGTCGTCCGCAGGGCCGCCGACGACGCACCTGAAGCCGCCGAGCTGTGGCAGACCTTGCAGGCTAACCGGCTGGCGGGTGCAGCGATGGTGGTCACCCACCTACAGAAGCTTGGGGATCTAGCCCCCGGGCTCACCACACGGCAGGCGACCGACACGCTGTGGTTCTTCAACGACCCCGCGCACTATGCCGCGCTCGTCCTGCAACGGAGCTGGCCGGAATCCACGTTCCGCGACTGGCTGGCACGCCGAATGCGTCAGGCCCTGCTCCCGATCTGA
- a CDS encoding threonine aldolase family protein, which translates to MTVRHDPNRRSFASDNCAGVHPEILDAIAEANGGHVMGYGDDPYTEAARQVFRTHFGDNAEVYFVLTGTGANVVGLQAMTRPWDAVICADTAHVNTDECGAPEKIGRLKLLTIPATDGKVTVDAIADRLIGRGDEHHAQPSVVSLTQATELGTVYTPEEIAAITDFAHARGLTVHMDGARLANAAAGLGVSLRTLTTDAGVDVLSFGGTKNGLAYGEALVVLNPDAVHGVPYLRKFSTQLASKMRFVAAQFLRLMETDLWRRNAAHANAMARRLAEGAAAIPGLRITRPVQANAVFATLPRQVSERLQREYPFYVWDERTGEVRWMCAFDTTEDDVDAFVSAIRAEFAAAAR; encoded by the coding sequence GTGACGGTACGGCACGACCCGAATCGCCGCAGCTTTGCCAGTGACAATTGCGCCGGCGTCCATCCGGAGATCCTGGACGCCATCGCCGAGGCCAACGGCGGCCACGTCATGGGGTACGGCGACGACCCGTACACCGAGGCGGCCCGGCAGGTTTTCCGTACCCACTTCGGTGACAACGCCGAGGTGTACTTCGTCCTCACCGGCACCGGGGCGAACGTCGTCGGCCTCCAAGCCATGACACGGCCGTGGGACGCCGTCATCTGCGCCGACACCGCGCATGTCAACACCGACGAGTGCGGCGCGCCAGAAAAGATCGGCCGGCTCAAATTGCTCACCATTCCGGCAACCGACGGGAAAGTGACCGTTGACGCCATCGCCGACCGTCTCATCGGCCGCGGCGACGAACACCACGCACAACCGTCGGTCGTATCGCTGACCCAGGCCACTGAGCTCGGCACCGTCTACACACCCGAGGAAATCGCCGCCATCACCGATTTCGCTCATGCGCGGGGACTCACCGTCCATATGGACGGCGCACGGCTGGCCAATGCCGCAGCCGGTCTCGGCGTTTCGTTGCGCACCCTCACCACCGATGCCGGCGTCGACGTGCTAAGTTTCGGCGGCACGAAGAACGGCCTGGCGTACGGAGAAGCACTCGTCGTCCTCAATCCGGACGCCGTCCACGGCGTCCCGTACCTGCGGAAATTCAGCACGCAACTCGCATCGAAGATGCGCTTCGTCGCCGCGCAATTCCTCCGGCTCATGGAGACCGATTTATGGCGGCGGAACGCAGCCCACGCCAATGCCATGGCTCGCCGGCTCGCCGAAGGCGCCGCCGCAATACCGGGGCTCCGCATCACCCGACCCGTACAGGCGAATGCGGTGTTCGCCACCCTCCCCCGTCAGGTATCCGAACGTCTGCAGCGCGAGTACCCGTTCTACGTCTGGGACGAACGGACCGGTGAGGTGCGCTGGATGTGCGCTTTTGACACCACCGAGGACGACGTCGACGCGTTCGTTTCCGCGATCCGCGCGGAATTCGCTGCCGCTGCGCGGTAG
- a CDS encoding cysteine desulfurase family protein, with the protein MVYLDHAATTPMFPEAIDAMHELLSVVGNPSSLHAAGRRARRVVEEARETIARALGARPGDVIFTSGGTEADNLAVKGIFWARRAEDDRRRRILIGATEHHAVLDCAVWLAEHQGAELVVLDVDRVGRVHPETVRAAIDADPRSVALVSVMWANNEVGTVMPIRDIAAVCAEYGVPFHTDAVQAVGQVPVDIGAVGVGALSLTAHKIGGPLGVGALVVRRDVGVMPVLHGGGQEREIRSGTLDTPAIAAFAVAVDLAVRRQPQTAARLAALRDDLIARVQAAIPDVVLTGDPGPGLDRRLPGNAHFAFPGCEGDAVLMLLDAQGIACSTGSACTAGVARPSHVLLAMGADESLARATLRFSLGHTSTESDVDALLAVLPGAVERARRAGSLMPARRS; encoded by the coding sequence GTGGTGTACCTCGACCACGCAGCGACGACTCCGATGTTCCCGGAAGCGATCGACGCGATGCACGAATTGCTCAGCGTCGTCGGAAATCCGTCCTCGCTGCATGCCGCGGGTCGCCGGGCCCGTCGGGTCGTCGAAGAGGCGCGGGAGACGATTGCCCGGGCGCTGGGCGCCCGTCCCGGTGACGTGATTTTCACCTCCGGCGGCACGGAGGCGGACAACCTCGCCGTCAAAGGCATTTTCTGGGCCCGGCGCGCCGAGGACGATCGACGTCGGCGCATCCTCATCGGGGCTACTGAGCATCACGCCGTCCTCGACTGCGCGGTCTGGTTGGCCGAGCATCAAGGCGCCGAACTGGTTGTCCTGGACGTCGACCGGGTGGGCCGGGTGCATCCGGAGACTGTTCGGGCCGCGATCGACGCGGATCCACGGTCGGTGGCTCTCGTCAGCGTGATGTGGGCCAACAACGAAGTCGGCACCGTCATGCCGATCCGCGACATCGCCGCGGTGTGCGCCGAGTACGGCGTTCCGTTCCACACGGACGCCGTGCAGGCGGTCGGCCAGGTTCCGGTCGATATCGGGGCGGTCGGCGTCGGTGCGCTGAGTCTCACCGCACACAAAATCGGCGGACCGTTGGGGGTCGGCGCCTTGGTGGTCCGCCGGGACGTCGGCGTCATGCCGGTGCTGCACGGGGGCGGTCAGGAGCGGGAGATTCGCTCCGGCACCCTCGACACGCCGGCGATCGCCGCGTTCGCGGTTGCGGTTGACCTCGCGGTGCGCCGCCAACCGCAGACCGCGGCTCGGCTGGCTGCGTTGCGCGATGACCTGATTGCGCGGGTCCAGGCGGCGATTCCGGATGTCGTCCTCACCGGGGATCCGGGCCCCGGCCTGGATCGCCGGTTGCCGGGGAATGCGCACTTTGCCTTTCCCGGCTGCGAAGGGGACGCGGTCCTCATGCTGCTCGACGCGCAGGGTATTGCCTGCTCGACGGGTTCGGCGTGCACGGCGGGCGTCGCCCGGCCCAGTCACGTGCTGCTGGCGATGGGTGCCGACGAGTCGCTCGCCCGCGCAACACTGCGCTTCTCGCTCGGTCATACGTCCACCGAGTCCGACGTCGATGCACTCCTCGCCGTCCTGCCGGGCGCGGTCGAGCGGGCCCGCCGCGCCGGGTCGCTAATGCCGGCACGGCGGAGCTGA
- a CDS encoding methionine synthase: MAAGTDATAFPWPPGVATGVGSLPGDDPAEAMRIVIGELPDFPHLVELPAAGVGADMIGRGAAHLAELHVEYAPSGWRFTQRPGGDERRARALLRRDLDVLEEFTQGFRGPLKIQCAGPWTLAATIELRYGDKALADSGAVRDIADALAEGIAEVTRDVSRRVPGARLVVQLDEPLLPAVRAGTVPTASGFAMLPAIDEQVVRERLGVVLTRIADTDAVPVVHCCAAGVPIDTLVAAGARAIGLDVTLLAPADDDSLGAAVEKGVRFFFGIVPSTEADDLPTVAESAAPLRRLWNRLGFPAEELARHVVTPACGLAGASVAWVRRAYRRCVDVGRSILEAPEGW, translated from the coding sequence GTGGCTGCGGGGACGGACGCAACGGCATTTCCCTGGCCGCCGGGTGTGGCGACCGGCGTCGGGTCGCTGCCAGGCGATGACCCGGCGGAGGCGATGCGGATCGTCATCGGTGAATTGCCGGATTTTCCGCATCTCGTCGAGTTGCCGGCAGCCGGCGTCGGCGCCGACATGATCGGTCGCGGCGCGGCGCACCTCGCCGAGTTGCACGTCGAATACGCCCCGAGCGGATGGCGGTTCACCCAGCGTCCTGGTGGGGACGAGCGCCGGGCGCGTGCACTCCTGCGTCGCGACCTCGACGTCCTCGAAGAATTCACCCAAGGCTTTCGGGGTCCGTTGAAAATTCAATGCGCCGGCCCGTGGACGCTGGCGGCGACGATCGAATTGCGGTACGGCGACAAGGCGTTGGCCGACTCCGGCGCGGTGCGGGACATCGCCGATGCCCTCGCTGAGGGGATCGCGGAGGTGACCCGCGACGTTTCCCGGCGGGTGCCCGGGGCACGCCTCGTCGTCCAGCTCGACGAACCCCTGCTGCCGGCCGTCCGTGCCGGAACCGTGCCGACGGCGAGCGGTTTTGCGATGCTGCCGGCGATCGACGAACAGGTGGTACGGGAGCGGCTCGGCGTGGTGCTCACCCGGATTGCCGACACCGACGCCGTCCCCGTGGTGCACTGCTGCGCCGCCGGCGTCCCGATCGACACGCTGGTTGCCGCGGGCGCCCGGGCGATCGGCCTTGACGTGACCCTGCTCGCGCCTGCCGACGACGACTCCCTCGGCGCCGCGGTCGAGAAAGGAGTGCGGTTCTTTTTCGGCATTGTGCCGAGCACCGAAGCCGACGACCTTCCCACGGTGGCGGAGAGCGCAGCACCGCTTCGCCGGCTGTGGAACCGGCTCGGGTTCCCGGCCGAAGAGCTCGCCCGGCACGTGGTGACGCCGGCGTGCGGGCTGGCCGGCGCGTCGGTGGCGTGGGTCCGGCGGGCGTATCGGCGGTGTGTGGACGTCGGCCGGTCGATCCTCGAAGCCCCGGAGGGATGGTGA
- a CDS encoding cupin domain-containing protein, whose translation MAETPSTGPILRRSGEGEAFWFLGNLATIKAAGTETRGALTLVEFLNPPGFAPPLHRHLDEDEMFYILAGSAEFHCDDEVFTAGPGDFVLLPAQMPHTFLVGAGEPLRALQLTTPSGFEGFAAAVGEPAPERRLPDPGPVDVGLLQAAAARHRIELLGPPPRP comes from the coding sequence ATGGCTGAGACGCCGTCGACCGGTCCCATCCTGCGCCGCAGCGGTGAAGGCGAAGCGTTCTGGTTTCTCGGGAATCTCGCGACGATCAAGGCCGCCGGGACCGAGACCCGCGGCGCGCTCACGCTCGTCGAATTCCTTAATCCGCCGGGCTTTGCCCCACCCCTGCATCGGCACCTGGACGAGGACGAGATGTTCTACATCCTGGCCGGCAGCGCCGAGTTCCACTGCGACGACGAGGTGTTCACGGCGGGTCCCGGGGATTTCGTCCTGCTGCCCGCCCAAATGCCGCACACGTTCCTGGTCGGCGCCGGTGAGCCGTTGCGGGCGCTGCAACTCACCACGCCGTCGGGTTTCGAAGGGTTTGCCGCAGCCGTCGGCGAGCCGGCTCCTGAACGCCGGTTACCGGACCCCGGGCCGGTCGATGTCGGACTGCTCCAAGCCGCCGCGGCGCGGCACCGTATCGAGCTGCTCGGCCCGCCGCCGCGTCCGTGA
- a CDS encoding SDR family NAD(P)-dependent oxidoreductase: MRDAVVAIAGAGGMAGPAIARTLVARGARVALADHSDGRIGPLADTLGRDHAAACAVDLLDEAATQAWAASVIARYGHVDGVVHLVGGWRGGVHLRDADLSDWQWLSARLVTSLQHTSRAFYDALLASGRGRFAMVSATAATRPSAAAAAYAAAKAAAEAWTLALADAFRGTTAAAVVLVVQALATAEQRRARPEASFAGYTGVDELADVVAGLWDRPADAINGQRLWLTPETP; the protein is encoded by the coding sequence GTGCGGGACGCCGTGGTCGCCATCGCGGGTGCCGGTGGCATGGCCGGCCCGGCGATTGCCCGAACACTCGTCGCCCGCGGCGCGCGGGTAGCGCTCGCTGACCACTCCGATGGGCGGATCGGCCCGCTTGCGGACACGCTGGGCCGTGACCACGCAGCGGCTTGCGCCGTCGATCTCCTTGACGAAGCGGCCACCCAAGCGTGGGCGGCCAGCGTCATTGCGCGGTACGGACACGTCGACGGGGTCGTGCACCTGGTCGGCGGGTGGCGCGGCGGCGTCCACCTGCGCGACGCCGATCTCAGCGACTGGCAATGGCTCTCCGCCCGGCTCGTGACAAGCCTGCAACACACCAGCCGGGCGTTCTACGACGCCCTGCTGGCCAGCGGCCGGGGCCGGTTCGCCATGGTCTCCGCAACCGCAGCGACCCGACCATCCGCCGCCGCGGCGGCATACGCGGCGGCGAAGGCAGCCGCCGAGGCGTGGACGCTCGCCCTCGCCGACGCATTCCGCGGCACGACGGCGGCAGCCGTCGTGCTCGTCGTCCAGGCGCTCGCCACCGCCGAACAGCGCCGAGCCAGACCGGAAGCCTCCTTCGCCGGGTACACCGGCGTTGACGAGCTGGCGGACGTCGTTGCCGGGCTGTGGGACCGGCCGGCCGATGCGATCAATGGGCAGCGATTGTGGCTGACGCCGGAGACACCATGA
- the ligA gene encoding NAD-dependent DNA ligase LigA → MSPARNTGIPASAADAARRHAELVKEIEEHAYRYYVLDAPTISDAEYDALMRELEEIENAYPELRTPDSPTQKVQGAPAAHFAPVEHLERMLSLDNVFTEGELRAWIARVEKEVGTDAAYLCEPKVDGLAVDLVYEDGVLVRGATRGDGRVGEDVTANIKAIRNVPHRLHRDGNLPALLEVRGEVYFPVADFAELNAGLVAAGKAPFANPRNAAAGSLRQKDPRVTASRPLRLVVHGIGAHQGLAAARQSEAYVALAAWGLPVSERAKVATTTKEILDYIAYYAEHRHDLEHEIDGVVVKVDQFALQRRLGATAKAPRWAVAYKYPPEEVTTKLLDIQVNVGRTGRVTPFAVMEPVRVAGSTVTNATLHNADEIKRKGVLIGDTVVVRKAGDVIPEVVGPVVALRDGSEREFVFPSHCPACGTPLVRENGGVDIRCPNARSCPAQLRERLFHIASRGALDIESLGYEAANALLESKLLADEGDLFLLTPEKLRTVPFFTKKDGELSANAVKLLENLESAKTRPLWRVLVALSIRHVGPTAARALAREFGSIDAIRNASVDELAAVEGVGRVIAESIRDWFAVDWHQEIVAKWSAAGVRMAEEQRSAAKPLAGITVVVTGTLSRWSRDSAIEAIQDAGGRAAGSVSKKTDFVVVGENPGSKYDKARQLGIPILDEEGFATLLTKGPDAARSMAQRP, encoded by the coding sequence ATGAGTCCTGCCCGAAACACTGGGATTCCGGCGAGCGCCGCGGACGCCGCCCGCCGACACGCCGAGCTGGTCAAGGAAATCGAGGAGCACGCGTACCGGTACTACGTGCTCGACGCGCCGACCATTTCCGACGCCGAGTACGACGCGTTGATGCGCGAACTCGAGGAGATCGAGAATGCCTACCCGGAACTGCGGACACCGGATTCACCGACGCAGAAGGTCCAGGGTGCGCCGGCGGCGCACTTCGCGCCCGTCGAGCACCTGGAGCGGATGCTCAGCCTAGACAACGTCTTCACCGAGGGGGAGTTGCGGGCGTGGATCGCCCGGGTGGAGAAAGAAGTCGGCACGGACGCCGCCTACCTGTGCGAACCGAAGGTTGACGGGTTGGCGGTCGATCTCGTGTACGAGGACGGCGTCCTCGTGCGCGGCGCGACCCGCGGCGACGGCCGGGTCGGCGAGGATGTCACCGCGAACATCAAGGCGATCCGCAATGTTCCGCATCGGCTGCACCGGGACGGGAACCTGCCGGCGCTATTGGAAGTCCGCGGCGAAGTGTACTTCCCCGTCGCGGATTTCGCGGAATTGAACGCCGGTCTGGTGGCGGCCGGCAAAGCGCCGTTCGCCAATCCGCGGAATGCCGCCGCAGGCTCGCTGCGTCAGAAGGATCCCCGGGTCACGGCGAGCCGGCCGTTACGCCTGGTGGTGCACGGCATTGGGGCGCACCAAGGTCTGGCGGCCGCCCGTCAGTCGGAGGCGTACGTCGCCTTGGCCGCGTGGGGCCTGCCGGTGTCGGAGCGGGCGAAAGTGGCGACGACGACGAAGGAAATCCTCGACTACATCGCGTACTACGCCGAGCATCGCCACGACCTGGAACATGAAATTGACGGCGTCGTGGTGAAAGTCGACCAGTTCGCCTTGCAGCGGCGGCTGGGCGCGACAGCGAAGGCGCCGCGGTGGGCGGTGGCGTACAAGTACCCACCGGAAGAGGTGACGACGAAACTCCTCGACATTCAGGTGAACGTCGGGCGCACCGGACGGGTGACCCCCTTCGCCGTCATGGAACCGGTGCGGGTCGCCGGGTCGACGGTGACGAACGCCACCCTGCACAACGCCGACGAAATCAAGCGAAAGGGCGTGCTCATCGGTGACACCGTCGTGGTGCGCAAGGCCGGCGACGTCATTCCGGAAGTGGTCGGACCCGTCGTCGCCTTGCGTGACGGCTCCGAACGCGAGTTCGTCTTTCCCAGCCACTGTCCGGCGTGCGGCACGCCATTGGTGCGGGAGAACGGCGGCGTCGACATCCGGTGCCCCAATGCGCGGTCCTGTCCCGCGCAATTGCGGGAACGGTTGTTCCATATCGCGAGCCGGGGTGCGCTCGACATCGAATCCCTGGGGTATGAAGCGGCGAATGCCTTGCTGGAGTCGAAACTCCTCGCCGATGAGGGTGACCTCTTCCTCCTCACTCCCGAGAAGCTCCGCACGGTTCCGTTCTTCACCAAGAAGGACGGCGAATTGAGCGCCAACGCCGTGAAACTGCTGGAAAATCTTGAGTCCGCCAAGACCCGGCCGCTCTGGCGCGTGCTTGTCGCGCTGTCGATCCGGCATGTCGGACCGACGGCCGCACGCGCACTCGCCCGGGAATTCGGCTCCATTGACGCTATCCGGAATGCGTCGGTGGACGAGCTGGCCGCCGTCGAGGGTGTCGGCCGGGTCATCGCTGAATCCATCCGCGACTGGTTTGCCGTCGACTGGCATCAGGAGATCGTGGCGAAATGGTCGGCCGCCGGGGTGCGGATGGCGGAAGAGCAGCGCAGTGCGGCCAAGCCGCTTGCCGGCATCACCGTCGTGGTCACCGGTACCCTTTCGCGCTGGTCGCGGGATTCGGCGATCGAAGCCATCCAGGACGCGGGCGGCCGGGCCGCCGGCTCGGTATCGAAGAAGACCGATTTCGTCGTTGTCGGGGAGAATCCCGGCTCAAAGTACGACAAGGCGCGCCAGCTCGGGATTCCGATCCTCGACGAGGAGGGTTTTGCCACCCTTCTCACGAAAGGCCCGGACGCAGCGCGGTCTATGGCGCAGCGGCCGTAA
- the merA gene encoding mercury(II) reductase — protein MLVRISEYLEERAVHYDLAIIGSGSAAFAAAITAVGRGATVVMVERGQIGGTCVNVGCVPSKALLAAAAARHTASDSRFPGIATTAGPVDAGALRAGTDALVQQLRAEKYVDLAAEYGWTIVRGTARFAPGPVLTVATEDGPAQLEADHYLIATGASPWAPPIEGLAESGFLTSTTAMELTEIPDSLLVVGGNAVGLEMAQLFSRLGSTVTVVEALDRIAPFEEPEISAALRDVFADDGITVHTSARIRRVRRGPEGYLLETDLPEGPRTLSGRELLIATGRRPNTADLGLAAVGVAAGSRGEVVVDAQQRTTNPRIWAAGDVTGGPQFVYVAAAQGNLAARNALDGSAESLDYSALPRVTFTEPSIASAGMTDAQAVAAGIRCDCRVLPLAMVPRALVNRDTRGLVKLVADADNGRLVGVHVLTDNAGDVIAGAVYALTAKMTVQQLADTWSPYLTMAESLRLAAQAYTRDVAKLSCCAA, from the coding sequence GTGTTGGTCCGCATATCCGAATATCTCGAGGAGCGTGCCGTGCATTACGACTTAGCAATCATCGGCTCGGGGAGTGCAGCGTTCGCCGCCGCCATCACCGCGGTCGGCCGCGGCGCGACCGTCGTGATGGTGGAACGGGGACAGATCGGCGGGACCTGCGTCAACGTCGGATGCGTCCCCTCGAAAGCCCTCCTCGCCGCCGCCGCTGCTCGGCATACCGCCAGCGATTCGCGCTTCCCGGGTATTGCGACCACCGCTGGTCCGGTGGACGCCGGCGCCCTGAGGGCCGGCACGGATGCCCTCGTCCAGCAGTTGCGCGCCGAGAAGTACGTCGACCTCGCGGCGGAGTATGGCTGGACGATCGTCCGGGGCACGGCACGTTTTGCACCGGGACCGGTCCTTACCGTGGCGACCGAGGACGGTCCCGCGCAACTCGAGGCAGACCACTACCTGATCGCCACCGGCGCCTCCCCGTGGGCCCCGCCGATCGAGGGCCTGGCGGAGTCCGGCTTCCTCACCTCGACGACGGCGATGGAGCTCACCGAGATACCCGACTCCCTCCTCGTGGTCGGCGGCAACGCCGTCGGCTTGGAGATGGCCCAACTCTTTTCCCGGCTGGGCAGCACCGTCACCGTCGTCGAAGCCCTTGACCGGATCGCCCCCTTCGAGGAACCGGAGATCAGTGCCGCGCTCCGCGACGTCTTTGCCGACGACGGCATCACCGTGCACACGTCGGCGCGGATCCGCCGAGTTCGCCGCGGGCCAGAGGGCTACCTCCTCGAGACCGACCTTCCCGAGGGTCCGCGTACCCTGAGCGGCCGCGAGCTTCTCATCGCGACCGGCCGGCGGCCCAACACCGCCGATCTCGGTCTTGCAGCCGTCGGCGTTGCTGCCGGCAGCCGCGGCGAAGTCGTCGTCGACGCCCAGCAGCGGACGACCAACCCGCGGATCTGGGCCGCCGGCGACGTTACCGGCGGACCGCAGTTCGTCTACGTCGCCGCCGCGCAAGGAAATCTCGCCGCCCGCAACGCCCTCGACGGCAGCGCAGAAAGCCTGGACTACTCCGCGCTGCCGCGCGTCACCTTCACCGAACCGTCGATCGCTTCGGCCGGCATGACCGACGCCCAGGCTGTCGCCGCCGGAATCCGCTGCGACTGCCGGGTCCTGCCGCTGGCGATGGTTCCCCGGGCCTTGGTCAACCGCGACACCCGGGGCCTGGTCAAGCTGGTCGCCGATGCGGACAACGGCCGGCTCGTCGGCGTCCACGTGCTGACCGACAACGCCGGAGACGTCATCGCCGGGGCGGTGTACGCGCTCACCGCGAAGATGACGGTCCAGCAGCTCGCCGACACCTGGTCGCCGTACCTCACGATGGCCGAATCGCTCCGGCTCGCCGCCCAGGCCTACACCCGGGACGTCGCCAAACTGTCCTGCTGCGCCGCGTAA
- the mnmA gene encoding tRNA 2-thiouridine(34) synthase MnmA gives MRVLAAMSGGVDSSVAAARMVDAGHEVVGVHLALSSTPRSHREGARGCCSLEDARDARRAADVLGIPFYVWDVAERFRQDVIEDFLAEYAQGRTPNPCLRCNERIKFAAVLDRALALGFDAVCTGHYARIQRGPQGLELHRAADSAKDQSYVLGVLSQPQLEHALFPLGDSLKTEVRAEAAARGLAVADKPDSHDICFIPDGDTADFLRSHLGAAPGDIVDSSGRRLGSHDGAYQFTVGQRRGLRLGTPAPDGRPRYVLEVSPVTRTVVVGTADELSVTGLTGVRPIWCGPPPDAPLECTVQYRAHGAAAPAVVELRGDEVDVEFRAPVRGVAPGQAAVFYADTRVLGSATIARTRRAAVGS, from the coding sequence ATGCGGGTGCTGGCTGCCATGTCGGGCGGCGTGGATTCCTCGGTGGCCGCGGCCCGCATGGTGGATGCCGGACACGAGGTCGTCGGTGTGCATTTGGCACTGTCCAGCACACCGCGCTCGCACCGGGAGGGTGCCCGCGGCTGCTGTTCGCTGGAGGACGCCCGTGACGCCCGTCGCGCCGCCGACGTCCTCGGAATTCCGTTTTACGTCTGGGATGTCGCCGAACGGTTTCGGCAGGACGTCATCGAGGATTTTCTCGCCGAGTATGCCCAGGGCCGAACGCCGAATCCGTGCCTGCGGTGCAACGAGCGGATCAAATTCGCCGCGGTGCTCGACCGGGCGCTCGCCCTCGGCTTCGACGCCGTCTGCACCGGGCATTACGCACGGATTCAGCGCGGCCCGCAGGGCTTGGAGTTGCACCGCGCCGCCGATTCCGCGAAGGACCAGTCCTACGTCCTCGGCGTCTTGAGTCAACCGCAGTTGGAGCATGCGCTCTTTCCGCTTGGGGATTCGCTGAAGACCGAGGTCCGCGCCGAAGCGGCCGCCCGGGGTCTTGCGGTGGCGGACAAGCCGGATAGTCATGACATTTGCTTCATCCCGGATGGCGACACCGCCGATTTCCTCCGCTCGCATCTGGGTGCGGCGCCGGGCGACATCGTCGATTCGTCCGGACGGCGGCTCGGTTCGCACGACGGCGCCTACCAATTCACTGTCGGACAGCGTCGAGGACTCCGCCTCGGTACGCCCGCCCCGGACGGCCGGCCCCGGTATGTGCTCGAGGTGTCTCCGGTCACCAGAACCGTGGTCGTGGGCACGGCGGACGAATTGTCGGTGACCGGGCTTACCGGCGTCCGTCCCATCTGGTGCGGGCCGCCACCGGACGCGCCGCTGGAGTGCACCGTCCAGTACCGAGCGCACGGCGCGGCGGCGCCCGCGGTCGTTGAGCTCCGCGGTGACGAGGTCGACGTGGAGTTCCGCGCGCCCGTTCGCGGCGTGGCGCCCGGTCAGGCGGCGGTTTTCTACGCGGACACCCGCGTTCTCGGCTCGGCGACCATCGCACGTACCCGCCGTGCGGCCGTGGGTTCGTGA